From a region of the Synergistota bacterium genome:
- a CDS encoding phosphoglycerate dehydrogenase: protein MRRVVVAARTFGRYSQEPIEFLKRHGFEIVRCEEKELPSALKDADALIVGTPKVTREMLSSSRVRIIAKHGVGVDNIDLKAATELGIPVTVTQGANSESVAELTIAFIFALARGLIKCHLNLFQKKEWSGVVGVEVRGKTLGLLGFGAIAKEVNKRALCLGMRTITYDPYISEEEVARMGAKMVSFEDLLKESDFLSLHVPLTDETRGIIGEREIRSMKRSAFLINTARGGIVDENALAKALKEGWISGAALDVFEEEPPSPESPLFSCENLITTPHVGAHSIEAVYRMNMMSAQSVVDFFNGRPLQYVVNKEVLK, encoded by the coding sequence ATGAGGAGGGTTGTGGTTGCGGCACGAACCTTCGGCAGATATTCTCAAGAGCCTATTGAGTTTTTGAAGAGGCACGGCTTTGAGATTGTGAGATGTGAAGAAAAGGAATTACCCTCAGCATTAAAGGATGCTGATGCTCTTATAGTTGGGACCCCGAAGGTTACGAGAGAGATGCTTTCATCCTCCCGAGTTAGGATAATAGCCAAGCACGGGGTTGGTGTGGATAATATAGATCTAAAAGCTGCAACAGAGTTAGGTATTCCTGTGACCGTGACACAAGGGGCAAATTCCGAATCTGTTGCTGAGCTTACGATAGCTTTTATATTTGCCTTAGCTAGGGGATTGATTAAGTGCCATTTAAATCTGTTTCAGAAGAAAGAGTGGTCTGGGGTTGTTGGCGTTGAGGTAAGGGGTAAAACGTTAGGGCTTCTCGGTTTTGGTGCTATAGCTAAAGAGGTTAATAAGAGAGCTTTATGTCTTGGTATGAGAACGATAACGTATGATCCTTATATTTCTGAGGAAGAGGTTGCTAGGATGGGAGCTAAGATGGTTAGCTTTGAGGATCTCCTTAAAGAGTCTGATTTTCTCTCCCTTCATGTTCCCCTAACAGATGAAACAAGAGGGATTATAGGGGAGAGGGAGATTAGATCTATGAAGAGGAGCGCTTTCTTGATAAACACTGCAAGAGGTGGAATTGTTGATGAAAATGCTTTAGCTAAGGCTCTTAAGGAGGGTTGGATTAGTGGTGCAGCTCTTGATGTATTCGAGGAGGAACCACCAAGCCCTGAATCTCCCCTCTTTAGTTGCGAGAACTTGATTACTACTCCTCATGTGGGGGCACACTCGATAGAGGCAGTTTATAGGATGAACATGATGTCTGCTCAGTCGGTGGTTGACTTTTTTAATGGTAGGCCATTGCAGTATGTGGTGAATAAGGAGGTATTAAAATGA
- a CDS encoding FadR family transcriptional regulator: MFNEIQKFRTSVEVINQIISSISRGRLPPGSPLPSERDLARMFNVSRVVVREAISGLALLGIVQKKWGKGNYISDDINLSLIHNSIKHLVVLKEQEIMDVIEARMAVECELAALAAKRRTEEDLFKLKSSLDSYLKGTRGTLKKLELDLAFHATIAEVGRSKVLEGLQRVLSEKCFSVMQFGAWLSDIVKSAEGDHIQIYEAIKDGDPSKAQETMRVHLSKLMERVAFCFKNINSKEKNGLEVKFK, from the coding sequence GTGTTTAATGAGATTCAGAAGTTTAGGACGTCTGTAGAAGTGATCAATCAGATAATATCCTCTATATCTAGGGGAAGGTTGCCGCCAGGGTCTCCTCTTCCTTCTGAAAGGGATCTTGCTAGGATGTTTAACGTTAGCAGAGTGGTAGTGCGTGAGGCCATCTCCGGATTAGCTTTGCTTGGTATAGTCCAGAAGAAATGGGGGAAGGGGAATTACATCTCGGATGACATCAATCTTTCGCTTATTCATAACTCTATTAAGCATCTTGTTGTTTTGAAGGAGCAGGAGATAATGGATGTAATTGAAGCGAGGATGGCAGTTGAGTGCGAGCTTGCGGCATTAGCTGCTAAAAGACGTACCGAAGAGGATCTTTTTAAGCTTAAAAGCTCCTTAGATAGCTATCTTAAGGGCACGAGGGGAACGTTGAAAAAGCTAGAGCTCGATTTGGCTTTTCATGCGACTATAGCTGAGGTGGGAAGGAGCAAGGTTCTTGAAGGCTTGCAAAGGGTTTTGAGCGAAAAGTGTTTCAGTGTGATGCAATTTGGAGCATGGCTGAGTGATATAGTTAAAAGCGCTGAGGGAGATCATATTCAAATTTATGAGGCTATAAAAGATGGAGATCCATCTAAAGCTCAAGAAACTATGAGAGTCCACTTGTCAAAGCTTATGGAGAGGGTGGCCTTTTGTTTCAAGAATATTAATAGTAAGGAAAAAAATGGTTTGGAAGTAAAGTTTAAGTAA
- a CDS encoding tagaturonate reductase, protein MITILQFGEGNFLRAFFDWMVQKINEITGAENEVFLVQPIPQGKVKDLLQANGKYHVLLRGYINGEYKEVIDKVEVIKDGVNPFENYEKLLKAGRIPELKVVVSNTTEAGIFYKKMERPENYPSMLTHILYERFRLGLPPLYILPLELIDNNGEKLKECVIKYAEDWKYPRNFFKYLDECKFYNTLVDRIVPGFPEDVAEEVFKKIGERDLNLTSGEIFHLFVIQGDPSLFEILPFHKAGLNVILTDNLKFYRERKVRILNGSHTSMVPVGLLNGIEFVRDFVEHPKFGKWIKELIHEEIVPALADNEETHKYADDVLERFKNPALKHSLRTIALNSISKVNTRLRPTLEDYYRKFGKLPSKLIESIAYMAELYTCKDGVKDLPNGPFKLSDFEELKGRDLRSIIESFFPNLNEDLKREVLSSLEKIYKAWR, encoded by the coding sequence ATGATAACCATCCTTCAATTCGGCGAGGGAAACTTCTTAAGAGCTTTCTTCGATTGGATGGTTCAGAAGATAAATGAGATAACGGGCGCAGAAAATGAGGTATTTTTAGTCCAACCTATCCCCCAAGGTAAAGTAAAAGATTTACTTCAAGCAAACGGAAAATACCATGTACTTTTAAGGGGATACATTAATGGAGAATACAAGGAAGTTATAGACAAGGTAGAGGTCATAAAGGATGGTGTTAATCCCTTCGAAAACTATGAGAAACTGCTTAAGGCAGGAAGGATACCAGAGCTTAAAGTAGTGGTCTCCAATACGACTGAGGCCGGCATATTTTATAAAAAGATGGAAAGACCTGAAAACTATCCATCTATGCTAACTCATATACTTTACGAGAGATTCAGGTTGGGACTCCCCCCCCTCTACATACTTCCCCTTGAGCTTATAGATAATAATGGAGAAAAGCTAAAGGAGTGCGTTATAAAATACGCGGAAGATTGGAAATACCCCAGGAATTTCTTTAAGTATCTTGATGAATGTAAATTTTATAATACTTTAGTTGATAGAATAGTACCAGGCTTTCCGGAGGATGTAGCTGAAGAGGTTTTTAAAAAGATTGGGGAAAGAGATTTAAACTTAACAAGCGGAGAAATCTTCCACCTCTTTGTTATTCAAGGAGATCCCTCGCTATTTGAGATTCTACCTTTCCATAAAGCAGGACTTAACGTCATTTTAACCGACAATCTCAAGTTTTATAGAGAAAGAAAGGTAAGGATACTAAACGGTTCTCATACATCGATGGTTCCCGTAGGGCTACTTAACGGCATAGAATTCGTTAGGGACTTTGTTGAACATCCGAAGTTCGGTAAATGGATTAAGGAGCTGATTCACGAAGAAATAGTTCCAGCCTTAGCGGACAATGAGGAAACTCACAAATATGCTGATGACGTTTTAGAGAGATTCAAGAATCCGGCGCTAAAGCATAGCTTAAGAACCATAGCCTTAAACTCTATAAGCAAGGTAAATACCCGTTTAAGACCAACCCTTGAGGATTACTATAGAAAGTTCGGGAAGCTTCCAAGCAAGTTGATAGAATCAATAGCTTATATGGCTGAGCTTTACACATGCAAAGATGGAGTAAAGGATTTACCCAATGGGCCCTTTAAGCTTTCCGATTTTGAAGAGCTCAAAGGAAGGGACTTAAGAAGCATAATAGAAAGCTTCTTCCCCAATCTTAACGAAGACCTTAAAAGGGAGGTGCTCTCATCCCTTGAGAAGATATATAAAGCTTGGAGATAG